The window GCCCCATTCAAAGTTATCCATGAGCGACCAATGAAAATACCCTTCCACTCGTACGCCATCAGCTATGGCCCGGCGGAGCTGGCGCAGATACTTTGCGAGGAAGTCAATGCGTCCTGCATCATGGACCATTCCGTCGTCGGCCACCCAGTCGGCATGGGACAGCCCGTTCTCGGTGATGATGATCGGCAGCTTGTAGCGGTCATGGAGGAATTTTGGCGTCCAGAATAGGGCGTCCGGAGTGACGGCCCACATGAAGTGCGTGTGCGGATACCCTGCGGGGAGCTTTGCCGCGATGGGCTTTCCGTCAGAGTCTGCCTTTACAATGCCATTGCTGTAGACATTGCAGCCGTAGAAATCCAATGGCTGGCAGATGGTCTTCATTTCCTGGTCGGTGAATTTCGGCACGGCCTCGCCATATGCTTCCAGGCCAGCTTCCGGATACTGACCGAGCACGACCGGGTCGGCCCACCAGGTGGCGTTCCAGACGCTGTTCGGATGCACCTCGGCCATGGCGGCCATGGCGGCGGCCTGATCTTCCGGGGAATCGGTGGCTGGGGAGTATCCGGCCCCCACCGGAGCCCAGCCGATTCTAGCCGGGACCTTTGACTCGGCTCGGATCACCTGCGCCGCCAGCCCATGGGCGATCAGGCAATGATGTGCGGCCAGCAGTGTCTCGCGGAGACCGACCTGCAGGCCCGGCGCATGCTGGGCGCCGGTGAAATATCCCAATCCGATGAAACATTGCGGCTCGTTCAGGGTGATCCAGTGACGGATACGATCGGAGAATCGCGATACGACGACCGAGGCGTAGTCGGCAAACCACTTTGGTGCGTCCGGGTTCAGCCATCCTCCACGGAGGAAAAGCTGATACGGCAGATCCCAGTGATACAGCGTTGCCCAAGGCGTAATACCTGTTTCCAGCAGGGCATCCACCAGTCGATCATAGAAATCGAGTCCCTTTGCATTGATGGCTCCCGTACCATCCGGAATGATGCGCGGCCACGAGAAGCTGAAGCGGTACGCTTGCAGGCCGATCTGTCGCATGAGTGCAACATCCTCGGGATAGCGATGATAATGATCACAGGCGACATCGCCGGTGTGTCCCTCCCAGACCTTGCCGTCATGGGAAAACAAATCCCAGATCGACGGCCCCTTTCCATCGGCATCCCATGCGCCCTCGATCTGATAGGAGGCGGTCGCTGCCCCCCAGGTGAAACCTGCCGGAAATTGAAGAGAGGATAACGTTTTCAAGCACGGCGAGAATAACCCGGTCTCGCCACGCAGCGTGAGTCACCCTCCCGACGGAAGGAGTGCTTTTTCCCGACTTTTGCCGCCGTGGAAGGTTCCCTCAGAGCCTAGTCGGCCAACTGAACCGACGCTTTTCCCCCGGCGACGCAGAGACTTTCCAGTCGCAGTTCCTGGCCTGCGGCGAGATCGGGCAGGATCTCGATCATATGCTCGACGGCGGGATCCAGGCCTTCGGCGAGGATTTGCACGAGACGCATGTTTCCATCAGCGCAAAGGGCGGAATATTTCTTGGGTTCGCCACCGTCGATTTTCACGACATAGCTGCCGGAGGTCTTCGTTTGCTCTCCGAAGAGCATCAGGTCGCTGCCGTACACGCGGAAGCGCAGCGGCTTGGCGCCGGGTGCGGCGATGGCGAGCGAGTCCATCCAGCGCGAGCAGACGAAGTCATAGGCGACGGCATTGCGATGCGGCTTGCCCTTGCTCCACCCTGCGGGCAGCGACGGCTGGGCGGCCAGCACGAGGCGGGTCACCGTCATGTATGTGTCGGCCTGGATCATTTTCTCCGGCACCGCGCACTTCAGGGACTTCGCGACGGCCTCCAGGTAGGCGGCCCAGGCGGCATCCGCATAGAGCGCATATCCGGCGTCGCCGGGGTGCGTGTGATCCTCCGGCAGGTCCCAGAGTTGATCCGGTGAGGTTTTCCCTTCGGCAACGCGTGCCTTGGCGAGTGCCACCGCGTCCGCAATGGGCAATCCGTAGGCGGAGGCGATCTCCTTGTGCCTGGCATCGAGGGGGCGGGCTGGCGGGTTGGACTCGACGTCCTTTTTAGCGGGTAGGATCACCGCCACC of the Terrimicrobium sacchariphilum genome contains:
- a CDS encoding GH1 family beta-glucosidase; its protein translation is MKTLSSLQFPAGFTWGAATASYQIEGAWDADGKGPSIWDLFSHDGKVWEGHTGDVACDHYHRYPEDVALMRQIGLQAYRFSFSWPRIIPDGTGAINAKGLDFYDRLVDALLETGITPWATLYHWDLPYQLFLRGGWLNPDAPKWFADYASVVVSRFSDRIRHWITLNEPQCFIGLGYFTGAQHAPGLQVGLRETLLAAHHCLIAHGLAAQVIRAESKVPARIGWAPVGAGYSPATDSPEDQAAAMAAMAEVHPNSVWNATWWADPVVLGQYPEAGLEAYGEAVPKFTDQEMKTICQPLDFYGCNVYSNGIVKADSDGKPIAAKLPAGYPHTHFMWAVTPDALFWTPKFLHDRYKLPIIITENGLSHADWVADDGMVHDAGRIDFLAKYLRQLRRAIADGVRVEGYFHWSLMDNFEWGEGYKHRFGLIHIDYQTLKRTLKDSGSWYAGIIRSNGAALG
- a CDS encoding SGNH/GDSL hydrolase family protein, with translation MKSLSLFFSLLLAMTSIAATAPSPEFAIFDQKARAGETLSVVFLGGSLTWGAQSTNPQQTSYRAIVQHKLEETYPKAHFQFHDAAIGGTGSQLASFRLERDVLAYKPDLVFLDYTINDDPYGKPNPHRLAAYEGIVRRIVSTGAPMVAVILPAKKDVESNPPARPLDARHKEIASAYGLPIADAVALAKARVAEGKTSPDQLWDLPEDHTHPGDAGYALYADAAWAAYLEAVAKSLKCAVPEKMIQADTYMTVTRLVLAAQPSLPAGWSKGKPHRNAVAYDFVCSRWMDSLAIAAPGAKPLRFRVYGSDLMLFGEQTKTSGSYVVKIDGGEPKKYSALCADGNMRLVQILAEGLDPAVEHMIEILPDLAAGQELRLESLCVAGGKASVQLAD